The sequence GGCGTATGAGAGCTGGAGCTTGGCGGCGTCGAGGACGGCCTTGGCGGCGCCCACTTCCGCGGCGCTGGTGTTGGCCTGCGCTTCCTTTATCTTCGTGGTATCCGTGCCGGTCTGCGCCTGCATGAGTGCGGCAGCGTTTCCGGCGAGCTGGGCCTGCGCGCGTTCCAATCCCGCTCGGGCCTCGAGCACGCCCTGATTGGCAGAGTCGCGCGCCGCAAGCGCGGATTGGTATTGCGCCGATGTGGCATCGGCTTCTGACTGAGAGATCGCCCCTTGGGCGACTAACTGCCGGGAGCGCGCCTCGTCTTTGCTCGCCTTGGTCAGATTGGCCTCAGCGGCTTTGAGCTGTGCCTGCGCGGATAAGAGCGCGGCCTGGGCGTTGGTCACGCCGCTTTGCCCTTGTCCGATGCCGGCGTCCGCCTGCGCGATCTGCGCCGACGTCACCGCTGCCTGCTGCGGCACGCCGATGACCGCCGCGTTGTGCGATGCGAGGGCCTGGTCGTATGCCGCTTGGGCCTGCTCGGCCGCCGCCTTCAGGTCTCGATCGTCAAGGGTGACGAGCACGTCGCCCTTGTGCACGGTCGAGTTGTCGTCGACGGTGATGTTCGTGACCTGCCCTTTGACCTTGGGCGCGATGGTCGTGATGTTGCCGTCGATCTGGGCGTCGTCGGTCGAGACGTGGCGCGACGCATATATAAGATAGGGAATTCCGATGGCGAGGATCAGAACTGCTAGCCCGACGACGATTGGAATGACAATGCGCCGCCTGCTATGGTTTTCGGGTTTGTCAGCCATGTATGTGTCCTAGTCGGGGAATGGGTCGAGTCGCTCGATGGGCAGGTCGCGAAGGTGGGTTCGCATCGCGTCGAGCCAGGCGACGATTTTCGACTTTTGATCTGCGGAGAGGCAGCTGCCGATGCGCTTGACGAGCTCTTGATGGCGCGGCGCGAACCAGGTTATGAACTTCTTACCCTTCTCGGTCAGCTCGGCGAGCACCATGCGGCGGTCGTCTGGGTGATCGATCCGGCGCACGAGGCCGTCTTTGACCAGGCCGTCGACCAATCCGGTGATGTTCGCGCGGGTGACCACAAGGTATTCACCAAGCTCGGAAAGCGGCAGACGCTTTTCCGGCTGGGAGTCGAGGGTCATGAGGATGTTGATGCGCCCGGGCGTGACTCGGACGTCGCCGGTCACCGCTTCGAGCATGTTGGTCAATTCGCTGACC is a genomic window of Candidatus Eremiobacteraceae bacterium containing:
- a CDS encoding HlyD family secretion protein — protein: MADKPENHSRRRIVIPIVVGLAVLILAIGIPYLIYASRHVSTDDAQIDGNITTIAPKVKGQVTNITVDDNSTVHKGDVLVTLDDRDLKAAAEQAQAAYDQALASHNAAVIGVPQQAAVTSAQIAQADAGIGQGQSGVTNAQAALLSAQAQLKAAEANLTKASKDEARSRQLVAQGAISQSEADATSAQYQSALAARDSANQGVLEARAGLERAQAQLAGNAAALMQAQTGTDTTKIKEAQANTSAAEVGAAKAVLDAAKLQLSYATIRAPVDGVVSKRSVNVGDFVNPGQALMAIVDPKNIWVTANLKETQMNNLRVGQPATIKVDAYPHEKFRGTVESLSPATGSTFALIPPDNATGNFTKVVQRVPVRIKIDQSSDPNHLLRQGLSAEVTVDTSNH
- a CDS encoding MarR family transcriptional regulator, which encodes MALLRKGLKGYCSSTHGDFDTVNLIVTLRRTVSELTNMLEAVTGDVRVTPGRINILMTLDSQPEKRLPLSELGEYLVVTRANITGLVDGLVKDGLVRRIDHPDDRRMVLAELTEKGKKFITWFAPRHQELVKRIGSCLSADQKSKIVAWLDAMRTHLRDLPIERLDPFPD